AAATTGTTATTATGACTGATGCCGATGTCGACGGAGCTCACATCCGTACATTATTATTAACATTCTTTTACAGATACATGAAACAATTGGTTGTTGATGGTCACGTGTATATTGCTCAACCACCACTTTATAAAATTGAAGCAGGTAAAAAAGTTGCTTATGCATATAGTGATGTTGAACTTGAAGAATTAAAAGCTGGTGACTTTAAAGATTCAAGATTTACAATCCAACGTTATAAAGGACTTGGAGAAATGGATCCAATCCAATTATGAGAAACAACAATGGACCCAGAAAAACGTACAATGTTACAAATTAAATTAGAAGATGCTGCAATCGCTAATGAGGTTTTCTCAGATTTAATGGGAGAAGACCCTGAACTAAGAAGAAATTATATTCAAGAAAACGCAGAGTTTGTTGAAAACATTGACTTCTAGACAAAGAATAGAAAAGGTGAATTAAAATGAGTGAAAAAAACTTAGATCATAACCACGGTATTATCAAGGGTATTGATATTGCTGCTGAGGTTAGAAAAGACTTTTTAGAATATTCAATGTCTGTTATTGTTAGTCGTGCGCTTCCAGACTTGAAAGATGGTTTAAAACCTGTTCACCGTCGTATTATTTATGCGATGAATGACTTAGGTATTACTGCAGATAAGCCACACAAAAAATCAGCACGTATTGTTGGGGAAGTTATTGGTAAGTACCACCCCCATGGTGATACAGCTGTTTATGATTCAATGGTAAGAATGGCTCAAGACTTTTCATACCGTTACCCATTAGTTGATGGACATGGTAACTTCGGTTCAATCGATGGTGATGGAGCTGCCGCTATGCGTTATACTGAGGCTAGATTAGCTAAAGTATCAAACTTCATCATTAAAGATATTGATATGAACACCGTTCCTTTTGTTGATAACTATGATGCTAGTGAAAGAGAGCCTGCTTATTTAACAGGATACTTCCCTAACTTATTAGCCAATGGAGCTATGGGTATTGCTGTTGGGATGGCAACAAGTATTCCACCGCATAACTTAAGAGAAGTAATTAGTGCAATTCATGCTTTCATTGATAATAAAGATATTACAATTGATGAAATTTTAGATAACCACATTATGGGACCAGATTTCCCTACAGGTGCGTTAATGACAAATGGAATTAGAATGCGTGAAGGTTATAAAACTGGTAGAGGTGCTGTAACAATTCGTGCTAAAGTAGCTCTTGAAGAAAATGATCGTCATGCAAGATTTATTATTACTGAAATCCCATATCAAACTAATAAGGCTAAATTAATTGAAAGAATTGCTGAATTAGTTAAAACAAAACAATTAGAAGGTATTTCAGATATTCGTGATGAGTCTAACTACGAAGGTATTAGAATTGTTATTGAATTAAGACGTGATTCAAATCCAGATGTTGTTTTATCTAAGTTATATAAATTTACTAACTTACAAACAACATACTCATTAAACTTATTATCATTGCATAATAACATTCCTGTGTTATTAGATTTAAAATCAATCATTAAACATTATGTTGATTTCCAAATCAATGTAATTATTAAACGTTCAATTTTTGAAAAAGATAAAATTGAAAAACGTTTCCACATCTTAGAAGCTTTAGATACAGCATTAGATAACATTGATGCTATTGTTAATATTTTAAGAAACTCACCAGAGTCAAACGAAGCTAAAATGAAATTAACAGAAGCGTTTGGATTTGATGAAGAACAAAACAAAGCTATCTTAGATATGAGATTACAACGTTTAGTTGGATTAGAACGTGGAAAAATTCAACAAGAAATGGCTCAAATCAAAGAAAGAATTGATTATTTAACATTATTAATTTCTGATGAAACAGAACAAAACAATGTTCTTAAAAATCAATTATCTGAAATCG
This is a stretch of genomic DNA from Mesoplasma coleopterae. It encodes these proteins:
- the gyrA gene encoding DNA gyrase subunit A encodes the protein MSEKNLDHNHGIIKGIDIAAEVRKDFLEYSMSVIVSRALPDLKDGLKPVHRRIIYAMNDLGITADKPHKKSARIVGEVIGKYHPHGDTAVYDSMVRMAQDFSYRYPLVDGHGNFGSIDGDGAAAMRYTEARLAKVSNFIIKDIDMNTVPFVDNYDASEREPAYLTGYFPNLLANGAMGIAVGMATSIPPHNLREVISAIHAFIDNKDITIDEILDNHIMGPDFPTGALMTNGIRMREGYKTGRGAVTIRAKVALEENDRHARFIITEIPYQTNKAKLIERIAELVKTKQLEGISDIRDESNYEGIRIVIELRRDSNPDVVLSKLYKFTNLQTTYSLNLLSLHNNIPVLLDLKSIIKHYVDFQINVIIKRSIFEKDKIEKRFHILEALDTALDNIDAIVNILRNSPESNEAKMKLTEAFGFDEEQNKAILDMRLQRLVGLERGKIQQEMAQIKERIDYLTLLISDETEQNNVLKNQLSEIAEKFGDNRRTETIDEGLMDIEDEELIPDVKTMILLSDEGYIRRVDPEEFRVQKRGGRGVSVNSSNEDPIVIATMGKMRDWVLFFTNSGKVFRTKAYNIRQYSRTARGLPIVNFLNGLTADDKITAILPLRNVKEKMNYLTFITEKGMIKKTDISLFDNINKNGKIAINLKEDDQLVTVFATTGEDTIFVANKSGKVIRIQENIVRPLSRTASGVKAIKLDDKDVVVGAVSSFGIENITTISSKGSFKKTNIDEYRISGRNGKGIKVMNLNEKTGDFKSIIAARETDLVCIISTDGNLIKTKASDIPVLGRAAAGVRGIRLSEGNKIQAVMLEYRKHGEENQEFEED